Proteins from a single region of Ensifer adhaerens:
- a CDS encoding cation diffusion facilitator family transporter, translated as MSGDHHHADVSSTPVSRLWASLGLTGGFMLAEVVGGVLTGSLALISDAMHMLTDTAALAIALVAIHVGRRPSDLLRTYGYARFEILAAAFNALLLLAVAFYILYEAWKRLSEPQEIQSGGMLVIAVIGLFVNLASMRLLTGHKDESLNVKGAYLEVWSDMLGSLAVIVAAAVIWFTGWQWVDSLLAVGIGFMVFPRTWVLLKECVNILLEGVPPGMRLADVHATIAAVPGVTSVHDLHLWAITQSQPSLTAHAVLAEGADGEAVRRAIEERLRQQFDLHHTTLQMEREDRAAMEHVH; from the coding sequence ATGAGCGGCGACCACCACCATGCAGATGTCAGCAGTACGCCGGTTTCGAGGCTCTGGGCGTCGCTTGGCCTGACCGGCGGCTTCATGCTGGCGGAAGTCGTCGGCGGCGTCCTGACCGGCAGTCTGGCGTTGATTTCCGACGCCATGCACATGTTGACCGACACGGCGGCGCTGGCGATCGCGCTCGTCGCAATCCATGTGGGCCGCCGCCCGTCCGACCTGCTGCGCACCTATGGCTACGCGCGTTTCGAAATCCTGGCTGCTGCCTTCAACGCGCTGCTCTTGCTCGCTGTTGCTTTCTACATTCTCTATGAAGCCTGGAAGCGCCTTTCGGAGCCGCAGGAGATCCAGTCGGGCGGGATGCTGGTGATCGCCGTGATCGGCCTCTTCGTCAATCTCGCCTCGATGCGGCTCCTGACGGGCCACAAGGACGAGAGCCTCAACGTCAAGGGCGCCTATCTCGAGGTCTGGTCCGACATGCTCGGCTCGCTCGCCGTCATCGTCGCTGCAGCGGTCATCTGGTTCACCGGCTGGCAATGGGTGGATTCACTGCTCGCCGTCGGCATCGGCTTCATGGTCTTCCCGCGCACCTGGGTGTTGCTCAAGGAGTGCGTCAACATCCTGCTCGAGGGCGTGCCACCGGGCATGCGGCTTGCCGATGTCCATGCGACGATCGCCGCCGTGCCCGGTGTTACCTCGGTGCACGATCTTCACCTCTGGGCAATCACCCAGAGCCAGCCGTCGCTGACCGCCCATGCGGTGCTCGCCGAGGGCGCCGATGGCGAAGCCGTGCGCCGGGCGATCGAAGAGCGGCTGCGCCAGCAATTCGACCTGCACCACACGACATTGCAGATGGAGCGCGAGGACCGCGCGGCAATGGAACACGTTCACTAG
- the purM gene encoding phosphoribosylformylglycinamidine cyclo-ligase: protein MSQSGKNGLTYSDAGVDIDAGNLMVEKIKPHVRSTRRPGADGEIGGFGGLFDLKAAGFTDPVLVAANDGVGTKLKIAIDANKHDTVGIDLVAMCVNDLVVQGAEPLFFLDYFATGKLDPDQGAAIVAGIAAGCREAGCALIGGETAEMPGMYSGGDYDLAGFAVGAAERGQLLPAGDISEGDVILGLASSGVHSNGYSLVRKIVALSGLAWDAPAPFGEGTLADLLMTPTRIYVKPLLKAIRETGSIKALAHITGGGFPENIPRVLPKHLAAEIDLDAIKAPKVFSWLAQTGGVAANEMLRTFNCGVGMIVVVPAEKAAEVSAVLTAEGETVFSLGRMVARAEGAAGTIYKGSLAL from the coding sequence ATGAGCCAGTCGGGAAAGAACGGCCTCACCTATAGCGACGCGGGCGTGGATATCGACGCCGGCAACCTCATGGTCGAGAAGATCAAGCCGCATGTGCGATCGACGCGACGTCCAGGTGCCGATGGCGAGATCGGCGGCTTCGGCGGCCTCTTCGATCTGAAGGCGGCGGGTTTCACCGACCCGGTTCTGGTTGCTGCCAATGACGGCGTCGGCACCAAGCTGAAGATCGCCATCGACGCCAACAAGCATGATACCGTCGGCATCGACCTCGTCGCCATGTGCGTCAACGACCTGGTGGTCCAGGGCGCCGAACCGCTGTTCTTCCTCGACTACTTCGCAACCGGCAAGCTCGACCCCGATCAGGGTGCGGCCATCGTTGCCGGTATTGCCGCAGGCTGCCGCGAAGCGGGCTGTGCGCTGATCGGCGGCGAGACGGCCGAGATGCCCGGCATGTATTCGGGCGGCGACTACGACCTCGCCGGCTTCGCCGTCGGCGCCGCCGAGCGTGGTCAGTTGCTGCCGGCAGGCGACATCTCTGAAGGCGATGTCATCCTCGGCCTCGCCTCCTCAGGCGTCCATTCCAACGGCTACTCGCTGGTTCGCAAGATCGTCGCGCTCTCTGGCCTTGCCTGGGACGCGCCGGCGCCCTTCGGCGAGGGCACGCTTGCCGATCTCCTGATGACGCCGACACGCATCTACGTGAAGCCGCTTCTGAAGGCGATCCGCGAAACGGGCTCGATCAAGGCGCTCGCCCACATCACCGGCGGTGGCTTCCCCGAGAACATTCCGCGCGTGCTGCCGAAGCATCTCGCCGCCGAGATCGACCTTGATGCGATCAAGGCACCGAAGGTGTTCTCGTGGCTCGCCCAGACCGGTGGCGTCGCCGCCAACGAGATGCTGCGCACTTTCAATTGCGGCGTGGGCATGATCGTCGTCGTTCCGGCCGAGAAGGCCGCCGAAGTGTCCGCCGTCCTGACGGCAGAGGGCGAAACGGTGTTTTCGCTTGGCCGGATGGTCGCGCGCGCCGAAGGTGCAGCCGGCACGATCTACAAGGGCAGCCTCGCCCTATGA
- the purN gene encoding phosphoribosylglycinamide formyltransferase: MTSAVTSAKKRVVVFISGGGSNMLALAKAAAEPSFPAEIVAVIADKADAGGLAKAAALGIATRSFLRKDFDSKDAHEAAILAELDRLSPDIICLAGYMRLLSATFIQRHEGRILNIHPSLLPLFPGLHTHQRAIDAGMKVAGCTVHFVTEGMDEGPILAQAVVPVLPEDTSDSLAARVLTVEHRAYPMALRMMAEGKVRMEGGRAVSRSTAEANATLISPAA, translated from the coding sequence ATGACCAGCGCAGTGACGTCAGCGAAGAAGCGGGTCGTCGTCTTCATTTCGGGCGGCGGCTCCAACATGCTGGCGCTAGCAAAGGCCGCGGCCGAGCCGAGCTTTCCCGCCGAAATCGTCGCTGTTATCGCCGACAAGGCGGATGCCGGCGGCCTCGCCAAGGCGGCGGCACTGGGCATTGCCACGCGCAGCTTCCTGCGCAAGGATTTCGACAGCAAGGACGCGCACGAGGCTGCAATCCTTGCCGAGCTCGATCGCCTGTCGCCGGATATCATCTGCCTCGCCGGCTACATGCGGCTGCTCTCCGCCACCTTCATCCAGCGCCACGAAGGGCGGATCCTCAACATCCACCCCTCGCTGTTGCCGCTTTTCCCTGGCTTGCACACCCATCAACGGGCGATCGACGCCGGCATGAAGGTTGCCGGCTGCACCGTGCATTTCGTCACCGAAGGCATGGACGAAGGCCCGATCCTCGCCCAGGCAGTTGTGCCGGTTCTCCCCGAAGATACATCCGACAGCCTTGCAGCACGCGTGCTGACCGTCGAGCACCGCGCCTATCCGATGGCGCTTCGAATGATGGCCGAGGGCAAGGTGCGCATGGAAGGCGGCCGCGCCGTGAGCCGGAGCACTGCCGAAGCAAACGCTACGCTGATCTCGCCTGCCGCCTGA
- the mprF gene encoding bifunctional lysylphosphatidylglycerol flippase/synthetase MprF, translating to MTSSLSESATDDEQQAEGGWISFLRRNRRYLSAAGTLFVIALFGFAIFHLTSEVQYDEVVQALADTPWAAVAAAVFFTAISFLALTFYDVSALDYVRRKLPYADVALTAACAYAVGNTAGFGALSGGAIRYRSYSRLGIEPENIARIIAFVTLAFGLGLLTVTCLSLLAVGEYVAPMTGLDPLFLRLIAVVILGGLFTVFFLARDGREVSLGRLTLRLPDSRTVSRQFLVTALDLAASATVLYVLLPTGTIGWPAFLAVYSLAVGVGVLSHVPAGLGVFETIIIATLGHNTDVDTILGALVLYRVIYHVLPLVIAIAVVIGIELRQLSGHPVASSVRRIGGRMTPLLLATLGIVLAIMLVLSSVTPTPDENLAFLESLLPLPIVEGAHFLASLLGLALVVVSRGLALRLDGAWWASIAIAIAALLLSLIKAVAVVEAGMLAFFLLGLIVSRRLFVRPASLFGQALTVPWLTALGVICLGALVVLLFVYRDVEYSHELWWQFEFSAEAPRGLRALLGVSIGASMLAIWSLMRPATGAAEPASDDAMERALAIVEAQDMSDANLVRMGDKSILFSADRRAFIMYGQRARSWIALFDPVGPIDAWPELIWHFIEKARAAGCRAVFYQVSAEGLAYYADAGLRAFRLGELARVDLARFEMKGGKWANLRQQVSRAQRDGLEFRVVQPGDVPEVMADLTAVSDAWLAHHNAKEKGFSLGAFDPDYLAEQPVAILTCNGRIVAFANILVTGTKEEGTVDLMRFSPDAPKGAMDFLFAQVMEYLKAEGFRAFNLGMAPLSGMSTRQIAPVWDRAGRTFFEHGERFYNFKGLRAFKSKFHPQWQPRYLVASGGINPILALMDATFLIGGGLKGVVKK from the coding sequence ATGACATCCTCCCTTTCGGAAAGCGCAACCGACGACGAGCAGCAGGCGGAGGGAGGCTGGATCTCCTTCCTGCGCCGCAACCGTCGCTATCTTTCGGCCGCCGGTACGCTATTTGTGATCGCTCTCTTCGGCTTCGCGATCTTTCATCTGACATCCGAAGTTCAGTACGATGAAGTCGTACAAGCGCTGGCGGACACGCCGTGGGCGGCAGTCGCGGCAGCGGTGTTCTTCACGGCCATAAGCTTCCTGGCGCTGACCTTCTATGACGTCAGTGCGCTCGACTACGTAAGGCGAAAGTTGCCCTATGCCGATGTGGCGCTGACGGCCGCTTGCGCCTATGCGGTTGGCAATACCGCCGGATTCGGAGCCTTGAGTGGTGGTGCGATCCGCTACCGCTCCTATTCCCGCCTCGGCATCGAGCCGGAAAACATTGCCCGGATCATAGCCTTCGTGACGCTCGCCTTCGGGCTCGGGCTTCTGACTGTGACCTGCCTCAGCCTACTGGCCGTCGGCGAGTATGTGGCGCCGATGACTGGGCTTGATCCCCTGTTCCTGCGCCTGATCGCCGTCGTCATCCTCGGCGGTTTGTTCACCGTATTCTTCCTTGCACGCGACGGCCGCGAGGTCAGCCTCGGACGCCTGACATTACGCTTGCCGGATTCACGCACGGTCTCGCGCCAGTTCCTGGTGACGGCGCTCGATCTCGCCGCTTCGGCGACCGTCCTCTACGTGCTCCTGCCGACAGGCACCATCGGCTGGCCGGCGTTCCTCGCCGTCTACTCGCTTGCCGTTGGCGTCGGTGTTCTCAGCCATGTTCCGGCCGGCCTCGGCGTCTTCGAGACGATCATCATCGCGACGCTCGGTCACAATACCGATGTCGACACCATCCTCGGCGCGCTGGTGCTCTATCGCGTGATCTATCACGTGCTGCCGCTGGTGATCGCGATCGCCGTCGTTATCGGCATCGAACTTCGGCAGCTTTCCGGCCATCCGGTCGCCTCCAGCGTGCGGCGCATCGGCGGCCGCATGACGCCGCTGCTGCTGGCGACGCTCGGCATCGTGCTGGCGATCATGCTGGTGCTTTCAAGCGTGACGCCGACCCCGGACGAAAACCTGGCTTTCCTGGAAAGCCTGCTGCCCTTGCCGATCGTCGAAGGCGCCCATTTCCTTGCAAGCCTGCTCGGACTGGCGCTCGTCGTCGTCTCCCGCGGCCTTGCTCTGCGCCTCGATGGCGCCTGGTGGGCGTCGATCGCGATTGCGATCGCAGCGCTTCTGTTGTCGTTGATCAAGGCCGTCGCGGTGGTGGAAGCGGGAATGCTCGCCTTCTTCCTCCTGGGATTGATCGTCAGTCGACGCCTGTTCGTTCGACCCGCGTCGCTCTTCGGCCAGGCGCTGACCGTACCGTGGCTGACGGCGCTCGGCGTTATCTGCCTGGGCGCGCTGGTCGTCCTGCTCTTCGTCTACCGCGATGTCGAGTACAGCCACGAGCTCTGGTGGCAGTTCGAATTCTCTGCCGAAGCGCCGCGTGGGTTGCGGGCGCTGCTGGGCGTCAGCATCGGTGCCAGCATGCTTGCGATCTGGAGCCTGATGCGCCCGGCGACCGGGGCGGCGGAGCCCGCTTCCGACGATGCGATGGAGCGGGCCCTGGCGATCGTCGAGGCGCAGGACATGTCCGACGCCAATCTTGTGCGCATGGGCGACAAGAGCATCCTGTTCTCTGCCGACCGGCGGGCTTTCATCATGTACGGCCAGCGCGCCCGTTCCTGGATCGCGCTCTTTGATCCGGTCGGCCCGATCGACGCCTGGCCGGAGCTCATCTGGCATTTCATCGAGAAGGCACGGGCTGCCGGCTGCCGCGCGGTTTTCTATCAAGTTTCGGCCGAAGGGCTCGCCTATTACGCCGACGCGGGGTTGCGTGCCTTCCGGCTCGGCGAACTGGCGCGCGTCGATCTCGCCCGTTTCGAGATGAAGGGCGGCAAGTGGGCGAACCTGCGCCAGCAGGTCAGCCGCGCCCAGCGCGACGGGCTCGAGTTTCGCGTTGTGCAGCCCGGTGACGTTCCTGAAGTCATGGCCGACCTGACAGCGGTTTCCGATGCCTGGCTTGCGCACCACAATGCCAAGGAGAAGGGCTTTTCGCTCGGCGCCTTCGATCCGGATTACCTGGCCGAGCAGCCGGTGGCGATCCTCACATGCAATGGGCGCATCGTCGCCTTCGCCAACATCCTCGTGACCGGGACGAAGGAGGAGGGGACCGTCGATCTGATGCGCTTCTCTCCGGATGCGCCCAAGGGTGCCATGGATTTCCTCTTTGCTCAGGTGATGGAATACTTGAAGGCAGAGGGCTTTCGCGCCTTCAATCTCGGCATGGCGCCACTATCCGGCATGTCGACGCGCCAGATCGCGCCGGTGTGGGACCGGGCCGGCCGTACCTTCTTCGAGCACGGCGAGCGCTTCTACAACTTCAAGGGCTTGCGTGCCTTCAAGTCGAAGTTTCATCCGCAGTGGCAACCGCGCTATCTTGTCGCCAGTGGCGGCATCAATCCGATCCTCGCCTTGATGGATGCGACATTCCTGATCGGCGGCGGTCTCAAGGGAGTGGTGAAGAAATGA
- the hdaA gene encoding DnaA regulatory inactivator HdaA: MTKRPFEQIPLAFGHDPATGREDLLVSDRLSAAIAIVDHWPDWPSPVVIIAGPVGSGKSHLAGIWKERAGAETIHPLAGSDAALIAAEKPVLFEDADRTGFDDTTLFHVINNVRQHGTGLLMTTRLWPMSWPVKLPDLRSRLKAATVVEIGEPDDELLTQVLIKLFADRQLFVDERLVGYIVQRMERSLEAAQTIVERIDHLALSRGTKLSRALASEVLEELGNQRRSD, translated from the coding sequence ATGACAAAACGCCCATTTGAACAAATACCCCTGGCCTTCGGCCACGACCCGGCGACGGGTCGTGAGGATCTGCTCGTCTCCGACAGGCTGAGCGCTGCGATCGCCATCGTCGATCACTGGCCCGACTGGCCGTCGCCGGTCGTCATCATCGCCGGACCGGTCGGTTCCGGCAAATCGCATCTTGCCGGCATCTGGAAAGAGCGGGCAGGGGCCGAGACGATCCATCCGCTCGCTGGTTCCGATGCGGCCCTGATCGCGGCGGAGAAGCCTGTTCTCTTCGAGGATGCCGATCGCACCGGCTTTGACGACACCACGCTGTTCCACGTCATCAACAACGTTCGCCAACATGGCACCGGCCTGTTGATGACGACACGGCTCTGGCCGATGTCCTGGCCGGTCAAGTTGCCGGATCTGCGCTCGCGCCTGAAGGCGGCGACCGTCGTCGAGATCGGCGAGCCGGATGACGAGTTGCTGACGCAGGTGCTGATCAAGCTTTTCGCCGACCGTCAGCTCTTCGTTGACGAGCGGCTGGTAGGCTACATCGTTCAGCGCATGGAGCGCTCGCTCGAGGCGGCGCAGACGATCGTCGAGCGCATCGACCATCTGGCGCTTTCTCGCGGAACGAAGCTCAGCCGGGCACTCGCGTCCGAAGTTCTCGAAGAGCTGGGGAATCAGCGGCGGTCCGATTGA
- a CDS encoding AI-2E family transporter has product MDIKVSGSGLQRQVIFWLLVLAAFIAFLMVFSSILLPFLAGMALAYFLDPVADRLERLGLSRLMATVVILVGFVVVFVLALMVIIPVVVSQASDFIANIPGYAAKLQVLVNEAQTRLIPDWLASQMPSLKQSSGRLLEQAAAFVGTLFQQIWNSGVALLDVISLLVVTPVVAFYILLDWDRMVEKVDSWVPRDYVSDVRQIARDMNATIAGFVRGQGSLCVILGLYYGIGLSLVGLNFGLLIGLFAGMISFIPYVGSMVGLVLAVGVALVQFWPDYLWIGLVLAVFFSGQFMEGNILQPKLVGKSVGLHPVWLMFALLAFGALFGFVGLLVAVPAAAAIGVLVRFGIQRYLDSDLYHGHGKAVEKKAKSDKAA; this is encoded by the coding sequence ATGGATATCAAGGTCAGCGGTTCCGGATTGCAGCGCCAGGTCATCTTCTGGCTGCTGGTGCTTGCCGCCTTCATTGCATTCCTCATGGTTTTCAGCTCGATCCTGCTGCCGTTCCTTGCCGGCATGGCGCTTGCCTACTTCCTCGATCCGGTGGCCGATCGTCTCGAGCGGCTGGGCTTGAGCCGGCTGATGGCGACGGTCGTGATCCTGGTCGGCTTCGTCGTGGTCTTCGTGCTGGCACTCATGGTCATCATTCCTGTTGTCGTCAGCCAGGCCTCGGATTTCATCGCCAACATTCCGGGCTATGCGGCGAAGCTGCAGGTGCTGGTCAATGAGGCGCAGACGCGACTGATCCCGGACTGGCTGGCGAGCCAGATGCCGTCGCTCAAGCAGAGTTCGGGTAGGCTGCTGGAGCAGGCGGCCGCGTTTGTCGGTACGCTCTTCCAGCAGATCTGGAACTCCGGCGTGGCATTGCTTGACGTCATCTCGCTGCTGGTCGTTACCCCCGTCGTCGCTTTCTATATTCTGCTCGACTGGGACCGGATGGTCGAGAAGGTCGACAGCTGGGTTCCGCGCGACTACGTCTCGGATGTGCGCCAGATCGCCCGCGACATGAACGCGACGATCGCCGGTTTCGTGCGCGGGCAGGGCTCGCTCTGCGTCATTCTTGGCCTCTACTACGGCATCGGCCTGTCCCTGGTCGGCCTCAACTTCGGCCTGCTGATCGGCCTCTTTGCCGGCATGATCAGCTTCATTCCCTATGTCGGATCCATGGTCGGCCTCGTGCTCGCCGTCGGCGTTGCCCTGGTGCAGTTCTGGCCGGACTACCTCTGGATCGGCCTTGTGCTTGCAGTCTTCTTCAGCGGCCAGTTCATGGAGGGAAACATCCTCCAGCCGAAGCTGGTGGGCAAAAGCGTCGGCCTTCATCCGGTCTGGCTGATGTTTGCCCTGCTTGCCTTCGGCGCGCTCTTCGGCTTCGTCGGTCTGCTGGTGGCGGTGCCGGCAGCGGCGGCCATTGGCGTGCTTGTCCGCTTCGGCATCCAGCGATACCTTGATAGCGACCTCTATCATGGGCACGGCAAGGCCGTGGAAAAGAAGGCGAAGAGCGACAAGGCCGCCTGA
- a CDS encoding NUDIX domain-containing protein: MSKHHDPRVRIIGRRTLWDGFIHLEEVTLEQDMSSGVTATLKREVHDHGSAATILLVDTKRQSVVLVRQLRVPVLLQGDQAYMIEAVAGLLDDDTPEVAIAREALEETGYHVEGATHLFDAYMSPGALTERTSFFVGRIDVTEKRGDGGGLAHEGEDIEVLEIPLDRAFAMITTGEICDAKTIMLLQWAKLNRNEFIG; this comes from the coding sequence ATGAGCAAACATCACGATCCGCGCGTCAGGATCATCGGTCGCCGCACGCTTTGGGACGGGTTCATCCATCTTGAGGAAGTGACCCTCGAACAGGACATGTCGAGCGGCGTAACCGCGACGCTGAAGCGCGAGGTCCACGATCATGGCAGTGCCGCGACCATCCTGCTCGTCGACACCAAGCGGCAAAGCGTGGTGCTGGTGCGACAGTTGCGCGTTCCCGTGCTCCTGCAGGGGGACCAGGCCTATATGATCGAAGCGGTGGCCGGGTTGCTGGACGATGATACGCCGGAAGTCGCGATCGCCCGCGAGGCATTGGAAGAGACCGGCTACCATGTCGAAGGCGCCACCCACCTTTTCGATGCTTATATGAGCCCGGGCGCGCTCACCGAACGCACGAGCTTTTTCGTCGGCCGCATCGACGTCACGGAAAAGCGTGGGGATGGCGGCGGGCTTGCGCATGAGGGAGAGGACATCGAAGTTCTCGAAATACCGCTCGATCGGGCCTTCGCCATGATCACGACCGGCGAGATCTGCGACGCCAAGACGATCATGCTGTTGCAATGGGCAAAGCTCAACCGCAACGAGTTCATCGGCTAA
- a CDS encoding virulence factor family protein, with translation MIRVANAWKCLTSAALLLSASILPAVAEGAPKSYDTGMIPSPRIMLPKEKAAALVVLLSDASGWTDKEQAVADALTGDKTVVIGIDLKAYLASLAKDDGDCIYMVSDIESLSQQVQRAVGSDAYQLPIVAGVGAGGAMALAIAAQTPPATIGQTLAVDPEEGIALKKQLCTPADKVKKGDRMVYGLTDGALPDPVSVVFSPAASADGRSHVAALIAKHADVDQEDSDDDAITALSDHLSDIIDSESDAGNPFGLPLTILDAKPTRDTMAVIYSGDGGWRDIDKEVGDVLQQQGVPVVGFDSLHYFWSERDPQATADDLAKVMSYYRKHWNVRNVLLIGYSFGADVLPRTFNLLPSGEKAHVRQVTLMALSHMVDYKVSVLGWLGAEGDGKGGDPLDDIKRIDPALVQCIYGTDEEDDACPELKGTGVDVIGIDGGHHFDEDYPALTRRVLDALDRRLASAK, from the coding sequence ATGATCCGTGTCGCGAACGCCTGGAAATGCCTCACCTCGGCGGCGCTGCTGCTTTCGGCTTCCATTCTTCCCGCTGTCGCGGAAGGCGCGCCGAAGAGCTATGATACCGGAATGATCCCCTCGCCACGCATCATGCTGCCCAAGGAAAAGGCGGCCGCACTTGTCGTTCTGCTTTCGGATGCTTCCGGCTGGACGGACAAGGAGCAGGCGGTGGCCGATGCGCTGACCGGTGACAAGACTGTCGTCATCGGTATCGATCTAAAGGCCTATCTCGCCTCGCTCGCCAAGGACGACGGCGACTGCATCTACATGGTCTCCGACATCGAGTCGCTTAGCCAGCAGGTGCAGCGCGCCGTCGGCAGCGATGCCTACCAACTGCCGATCGTTGCCGGCGTCGGCGCCGGTGGCGCCATGGCGCTCGCGATTGCCGCCCAGACGCCGCCCGCCACGATCGGCCAGACGCTGGCGGTGGATCCGGAGGAGGGCATCGCGCTCAAGAAACAGCTCTGCACGCCAGCCGACAAGGTGAAAAAAGGCGACCGCATGGTCTATGGGCTGACCGACGGCGCCTTGCCGGATCCGGTCTCCGTCGTCTTCTCGCCGGCAGCCTCCGCGGATGGGCGTTCGCATGTGGCGGCGCTCATCGCGAAGCATGCGGATGTCGATCAGGAAGACAGCGACGACGACGCCATCACGGCATTGTCCGATCACCTCTCGGATATCATCGACAGCGAGAGCGACGCCGGCAACCCGTTCGGCCTGCCGCTGACCATTCTCGATGCCAAGCCGACGCGTGATACGATGGCGGTGATCTATTCGGGTGACGGTGGCTGGCGCGACATCGACAAGGAGGTCGGCGACGTGCTCCAGCAGCAGGGTGTGCCCGTTGTCGGCTTCGATTCCCTGCATTACTTCTGGTCGGAACGCGATCCCCAGGCGACGGCGGACGATCTCGCCAAGGTGATGAGCTACTACCGCAAGCACTGGAACGTCCGCAACGTGCTACTGATCGGCTATTCCTTCGGTGCCGACGTCCTGCCGCGAACCTTCAACCTGCTGCCGTCAGGCGAAAAGGCGCATGTCCGCCAAGTGACGCTGATGGCGCTGTCGCACATGGTCGATTACAAGGTCTCGGTGCTCGGCTGGCTGGGTGCGGAAGGCGATGGCAAGGGTGGCGATCCGCTCGACGACATCAAACGCATCGATCCGGCGCTGGTGCAATGCATCTACGGAACCGACGAAGAGGACGATGCCTGCCCTGAACTGAAGGGCACCGGCGTCGACGTCATCGGCATCGACGGTGGTCACCACTTCGACGAGGACTATCCGGCGCTGACACGGCGGGTGCTCGATGCGCTCGATCGCAGGCTGGCATCGGCGAAGTAA